The following coding sequences lie in one Crassostrea angulata isolate pt1a10 chromosome 10, ASM2561291v2, whole genome shotgun sequence genomic window:
- the LOC128164408 gene encoding receptor-type tyrosine-protein phosphatase epsilon-like, translating to MLTARVIWILNTLAIILGFDDLSANRSATQYNIAESCQNSRTCDATNALDRNISTCMRTLIGITTPDKETWWYVDLGNVYRVYNIRIQFKDYGTMYRLRQRGRFAGFSLYVSNTTNSNGGYLCYKDEPELPPLDFNTNCLTSGRYVIFYNKRINITYPFGYETNSVYTELCEVTVTGCFSSDVYGKNCDKPCPANCQERKCDIINGTCFGCTPGWEGAHCDKACPARYYGPQCESKCGGYCKNSKTCNPTSGLCDNGCDDGWTGSYCTRECSSETYGPDCVYNCSGNCFGDVTCNRTTGKCDTGCNFGYTGEFCEKGCESGTFGKGCSKNCSGHCLKSVSCNSTTGHCDSGCAPGYVEPVCHKKAESENDSLDIKTESVHIKAVTGAVGASVFLLVVVVIITYMLRQRRNKSKKDEREETMGFSSMDETLMKSKRKPADKTGIQNDFLNSKTKKRSKRLTSKDSQNLNGLIKYLSAIKSTKMEEEYKTIPKGELHSCTDGKRQENKSKNRYTTIYPYDHSRVVLSSSTAESNYINANYIQDAFGKKKYIATQGPKDSTIADFWRMVWQENSRIIVCLTNISEAKTKKCAKYWPDLNDKHMEGDISIRCQKEQIYAENVVRHLRIKNISDKTERGVFMFHYTQWPDHGVPEPLSLVVFHRHVMKSEEDHPMGYIVVHCSAGVGRTGTFIALDALYKEGERTGKVNATQYVEKMRNARMNMIQGEDQYKTLYLALLEAFRGRLRAVPVDFFLWEFQDHSCYLNHGDVSKISPFALEFEELLSFRKVYTHEDYKSGMSNIAANYVPSVLPVERYLCPLTTENLYYNAVCLQSFTRCDQFISAQFPLPDYTEHFLTLVKTYYTCTIVSLYPLGEVKSTSLWLPTKNQQKTVGPFTIKLAESTQAKYVAKTNITLQQKGGSSMRVAVLECRGWEDEYDSKSRRILIDLVQEAKIEERTHPTGRILVLSSDGAKRCGPFCAVFNALEQMMMDEEVDLFTITRQLQTRRPKFLSSLEEYQFCFDTISDYLQNDTLYANI from the exons ATGTTAACTGCTCGAGTTATATGGATATTAAATACTCTTGCTATTATACTGGGTTTCG aTGATTTATCAGCGAATAGGAGTGCAACTCAGTATAATATAGCGGAGTCCTGTCAAAATTCTCGTACATGTGACGCAACAAATGCATTAGACAGGAACATAAGCACATGTATGCGAACACTGATTGGTATTACTACCCCCGATAAGGAAACATGGTGGTATGTAGACCTCGGAAATGTATACAGAGTGTACAATATCAGGATACAGTTTAAAGATTATGGAACGATGTATC GGTTGAGACAGCGAGGTCGCTTTGCGGGATTTTCTTTGTATGTGTCAAACACCACGAACTCAAATGGAGGGTATCTGTGTTACAAGGACGAACCTGAGTTACCTCCCTTAGATTTCAACACAAACTGTTTAACCAGTGGgcgttatgttatattttacaacaaaagaataaatataaCATATCCATTTGGGTATGAAACAAACAGTGTTTACACAGAGCTGTGCGAAGTAACGGTGACAG GTTGTTTCTCTTCTGATGTCTATGGAAAAAACTGTGATAAACCCTGTCCAGCAAATTGTCAGGAACGTAAATGTGACATCATCAATGGAACCTGTTTTGGCTGTACCCCTGGTTGGGAAGGAGCACACTGTGACAAAG catGTCCTGCCAGATATTATGGTCCACAGTGTGAATCGAAGTGCGGTGGCTATTGTAAAAACAGCAAGACGTGTAATCCCACCAGTGGTCTATGTGACAACGGATGTGATGATGGTTGGACTGGATCATACTGTACCAGAG AATGTTCATCGGAAACATATGGGCCAGATTGCGTGTATAACTGTAGTGGGAACTGTTTTGGGGACGTTACGTGTAATAGAACAACCGGAAAATGTGACACTGGCTGCAATTTTGGGTACACTGGAGAATTTTGTGAAAAAG GATGTGAAAGTGGAACGTTTGGTAAAGGTTGCAGCAAGAACTGCAGTGGACACTGTCTTAAAAGCGTTTCTTGCAATTCAACAACTGGGCACTGTGATAGTGGCTGTGCTCCAGGATATGTCGAACCTGTCTGCCACAAAA AAGCAGAATCAGAAAACGATAGCCTAGATATTAAAACAGAATCGGTACATATCAAAGCAGTTACGGGAGCAGTTGGGGCTAGTGTTTTCCTTCTAGTTGTTGTTGTTATCATTACTTATATGTTAAG GCAGAgaagaaataaaagtaaaaaagatgAAAGGGAGGAGACAATGGGATTTTCGTCCATGGATGAAACATTGATGAAAA GTAAAAGAAAGCCAGCTGATAAGACCGGAAtccaaaatgactttttaaattcaaaaacaaaaaaaagaagcaaaagATTAACATCAAAAGATTCTCAAAACTTGAATGGTTTGATAAAATATCTTTCTGCAATCAAAAGTACTAAGATGGAAGAAGAATATAAG ACAATTCCAAAAGGAGAGTTACATTCATGCACTGATGGGAAAAGACAAGaaaataaatccaaaaataGATATACTACAATATACCCAT atGACCACTCTCGTGTTGTTCTCAGTTCCTCTACAGCTGAGTCGAACTATATAAATGCCAACTACATCCAG GATGCATTTGGAAAGAAAAAGTATATAGCAACACAAG GACCAAAGGATAGTACAATTGCTGATTTCTGGAGAATGGTCTGGCAAGAAAACTCACGAATCATCGTTTGCCTTACAAATATTAGTGAAGCCAAGact AAAAAATGTGCCAAGTATTGGCCGGACCTGAATGATAAACACATGGAAGGGGACATCAGCATACGCTGCCAGAAAGAGCAAATCTATGCAGAAAATGTCGTCAGGCATCTTAGAATCAAAAACATTTCA GACAAGACGGAGAGAGGCGTGTTCATGTTTCATTACACACAGTGGCCAGACCACGGGGTCCCAGAACCACTCAGTCTAGTGGTGTTCCATCGTCACGTGATGAAATCTGAAGAGGATCATCCCATGGGTTACATTGTGGTACACTGCAG TGCAGGTGTAGGTAGGACCGGAACCTTTATTGCATTAGATGCCCTGTATAAGGAAGGGGAGAGAACTGGAAAAGTGAACGCTACACAGTATGTAGAGAAGATGAGGAACGCTAGGATGAACATGATACAAGGAGAA GATCAATACAAGACATTGTATTTGGCGTTACTTGAGGCTTTCAGAGGACGGCTCCGCGCTGTACCGGTAGATTTCTTTCTCTGGGAATTTCAGGATCACTCTTGTTACTTGAACCACGGAGACGTCTCCAAAATATCACCATTTGCTTTGGAGtttgag GAACTGTTATCCTTTAGAAAAGTGTATACACATGAGGATTATAAATCTGGAATGTCGAACATAGCAGCAAACTATGTTCCAAGTGTCTTACCAG TTGAAAGATACCTATGTCCATTAACAACAGAAAATCTATATTACAACGCAGTCTGTTTACAG TCGTTTACACGATGTGACCAATTCATCAGTGCCCAGTTTCCTCTCCCCGACTACACAGAACACTTCCTGACTCTTGTAAAGACttactatacatgtaccatcGTATCGCTGTATCCTCTAGGGGAAGTCAAATCG ACTTCTCTCTGGCTACCAACAAAGAATCAACAAAAAACTGTTGGACCTTTTACAATCAAATTGGCTGAGAGCACACAAGCAAAATATGTGGCCAAGACTAACATTACGCTACAGCAAAAG GGAGGCAGCAGCATGCGAGTTGCTGTACTGGAGTGTAGAGGGTGGGAAGATGAGTATGACAGCAAGAGTAGAAGAATACTGATTGACCTTGTTCAAGAAGCCAAAATAGAGGAAAGGACCCATCCTACTGGAAGAATACTTGTACTTTCCAG CGATGGTGCTAAACGATGTGGTCCATTCTGTGCTGTATTTAACGCCCTGGAACAAATGATGATGGATGAAGAAGTAGATTTGTTCACCATCACACGACAGCTTCAGACACGACGACCGAAGTTCCTGTCCAGTTTG gaGGAGTACCAGTTTTGTTTTGACACGATTTCAGACTACCTACAGAATGACACTTTGTATGCAAACATTTAG